A single Danio aesculapii chromosome 19, fDanAes4.1, whole genome shotgun sequence DNA region contains:
- the bet1 gene encoding BET1 homolog, producing the protein MRRAGLGEGGPQGNYVASGYSVYEEENEHLQEGLRDKVHALKHLSIDIGNEVKIHNKMLGEMDSDFDSTGGLLGATMGRLKLLSRGSQTKVYCYMLLFALFVFLVLYWVIKLR; encoded by the exons GTGAAGGTGGCCCTCAAGGCAATTACGTTGCGAGTGGATACAGTGTGTATGAGGAGGAGAATGAACACCTACAGGAAGGATTGAGAGATAAAGTACACGCACTTAAACAT CTGTCTATTGACATTGGAAATGAAGTCAAGATCCACAATAAGATGTTGGGAGAAATG GACTCAGACTTTGACTCGACTGGAGGTCTGCTGGGAGCCACCATGGGCCGACTGAAGCTCCTCTCCAGGGGAAGCCAGACCAAGGTGTACTGCTACATGCTGCTGTTTGCTCTGTTTGTGTTCCTCGTCCTGTACTGGGTCATCAAACTCAGGTGA